GTCGGCGCAGGCTGTCTTGGCGACGCTGTCGGGCTCGGTAACCATCCATATAAACTTTTAAAGGAGGAAACGGTATGACGGTTCCCGCGGAGAAGCTGATCTGGATGTACCAGACGATGTACAAGATTCGTTATTACGAGGAAACGATGGTAAGCGCTTACGGGGAAGGGAAGCATCCGGTGTTCAACATCGGCGCCGGACCGGTGCCGGGGGAGATGCATTTGGCGGCGGGCCAGGAGCCGGCGGCCGTAGGCATCTGCGCGCATCTGCACAAGGACGATACGGTCACCGCGCCGCATCGCCCGCACCATAACGCGATCGCCAAAGGCGTAGATCTGAACAAGATGACGGCGGAAATGTTCGGGAAAGCGACGGGGCTCGGCAAAGGGAAAGGCGGCCATATGCACCTGTTCGACCCTGCGGTGAAGTTTTCCTGCGGCGGCATCGTGGCGGCCGGGCTGCCCCATGCGGTCGGCGCGGCGCTGGCGGCGAAGATGAACAAGAAGGATTGGGTCGCGGTCGGCTTCATCGGCGAAGGGGCCGCGAACGCCGGGGCGTTCCACGAATCCGTCAATATGGCCGCGCTGTGGCGGCTGCCCGTCATTTTCGTCATCGAGGATAATTCGTACGGCATTTCGGTGCCGAAGCGCTCGTCCACCAGCGTCCGGTCGAACGACATGCGGGGCGTCGCTTACAACATTCCCGGCGTGCTCGTGAAAGACAACGATCCGCTCGAGATGTACCGCGTGTCGGAAGCGGCGGTGCGGCGGGCGCGGGCGGGCGAGGGGCCGACGATCATCGAAATCGAGACGTATCGGTATTTGGGACACTTCCAAGGCGACCCGGAAGCGTACCGCGACAAGGACGAGGTGCCGGAGCTGCGCGGGAGGGATCCGCTCGTGCGGCTGAAGGGCGTGCTGCTGCAGGACGGCGTCGCCACCGAGGAGCAGGTCGCGGCGCTGGAGGCGGTCGCGAAGCGGGACGTGGATGAAGCCTACGCGTTCGCGCGTTCCAGCGCATATCCGGAACCGGCGGCGGCGCTCGAAGATTTGTACGCGGAATAATCGGAAACAAGAATCGGGAGGAGCATGCGA
This genomic window from Paenibacillus sp. contains:
- a CDS encoding thiamine pyrophosphate-dependent dehydrogenase E1 component subunit alpha, with translation MTVPAEKLIWMYQTMYKIRYYEETMVSAYGEGKHPVFNIGAGPVPGEMHLAAGQEPAAVGICAHLHKDDTVTAPHRPHHNAIAKGVDLNKMTAEMFGKATGLGKGKGGHMHLFDPAVKFSCGGIVAAGLPHAVGAALAAKMNKKDWVAVGFIGEGAANAGAFHESVNMAALWRLPVIFVIEDNSYGISVPKRSSTSVRSNDMRGVAYNIPGVLVKDNDPLEMYRVSEAAVRRARAGEGPTIIEIETYRYLGHFQGDPEAYRDKDEVPELRGRDPLVRLKGVLLQDGVATEEQVAALEAVAKRDVDEAYAFARSSAYPEPAAALEDLYAE